The following coding sequences lie in one Rutidosis leptorrhynchoides isolate AG116_Rl617_1_P2 chromosome 4, CSIRO_AGI_Rlap_v1, whole genome shotgun sequence genomic window:
- the LOC139842156 gene encoding F-box protein At2g35280-like encodes MEVTQPKTIENLPQDMLVEILSRVGSYSSDHLFMCKSVCKSFSKLSKDPLVLKRLSLDRWPLLPWQNPRFFVFLFRCAIFGNPNAIFHWVLISYFDDRHIDYGLECLKQASNSQLKEDVYVYGLIMFASCKIEEKHVGLQILNETFPPEPEIVVEVRTRVFDLLRCLWLFNHRPFAYVATPCPISDHRGYFPHIHGFELTIPECMSCFWAYELRVFVNRFAYN; translated from the coding sequence atggaAGTTACTCAACCGAAGACAATCGAAAatcttccacaagatatgcttGTGGAAATTTTATCTCGAGTTGGAAGTTACTCATCCGACCATTTGTTCATGTGTAAGTCGGTTTGCAAAAGCTTTTCGAAGCTTTCCAAAGATCCTTTAGTATTAAAAAGGCTTTCCCTAGATCGGTGGCCTCTATTACCTTGGCAAAACCCTAGATTCTTTGTTTTTTTATTTCGTTGTGCGATTTTTGGAAACCCTAATGCGATATTTCACTGGGTTTTGATATCTTATTTTGACGATAGACATATCGATTATGGGCTTGAATGTCTCAAGCAAGCTTCGAACAGCCAACTTAAAGAGgatgtttatgtttatggtttaatTATGTTTGCCTCTTGCAAAATAGAGGAAAAGCATGTCGGTTTACAAATTTTGAATGAAACATTCCCACCAGAGCCGGAGATTGTGGTTGAAGTGAGAACAAGGGTTTTTGATTTGCTGCGATGTTTATGGTTATTTAACCACCGTCCTTTTGCTTACGTGGCAACACCGTGCCCTATCTCTGACCACCGTGGTTATTTTCCACACATCCATGGGTTTGAACTCACGATACCGGAATGCATGTCGTGTTTTTGGGCCTATGAGTTGCGTGTTTTTGTAAACCGATTTGCATATAACTAG
- the LOC139842157 gene encoding uncharacterized protein encodes MSVSHSTWPVVLMPYNLPPWLCMKNPFLFLSLLIPGPSAPGNYIDVYMQPLVDELKELWDTGVNTYDASTKSYFTLRTSLLWTVSDFPAYANLSGWSTKDSFDGTKEREGPPRSLTGEQVLAELKGFEIKFGKLVKDNPSLPYNWKKRNGKTKDHLKGCRDLEEMGIRHELHPEPLSNGKVYLPPACFEMDKKEKEKFCNVLKEVKVPNGYAANISRYIQVKPTPKMLCLKSHDNHILMHQLLPVAIRNILPKHVRSVIMKLCRYYRQLCSKVLNPNDLFNMEKDIGKILCDLERIFSPSFFDVMIHLSVHLASEARLGGPVHYRWMYPIERYLGTLKSYVRNKSKPEGSIVEGYLAEEYLSFCPLYLASDVETIHNKTSQNHDDGGDDTVLPIFCMHGRPIGASNVVKLGYDTLAIAHSHVLFNCSEIDFLQTEHLNILSHQNPKKRKCDIQHLHSQEFEDDDITEPNLLLYKQIASNQVDEDMTSRDNRITSDIETLANGPSEVVKKYKGYIINGFRFHINDVEKNMITQNSGVIHQALTSSFSSARDNDPIVVDVTYYDVLKDIIELKYGDGKKVVLFHCDWISSGSRIKVDENGFTTLDF; translated from the exons ATGAGTGTTTCACATAGTACATGGCCTGTTGTTTTGATGCCATATAATCTACCTCCATGGTTGTGCATGAAAAACCCTTTTCTATTCCTAAGTTTACTTATACCCGGTCCATCTGCTCCAGGTAATTATATAGATGTCTATATGCAACCTCTAGTTGATGAGTTGAAAGAGTTGTGGGATACTGGAGTTAATACTTATGACGCATCAACTAAGAGTTACTTCACACTGCGTACTTCTTTGTTATGGACGGTAAGTGACTTTCCTGCGTATGCAAATTTATCGGGTTGGAGCACTAAAG ATTCTTTTGATGGCACGAAAGAACGTGAAGGGCCACCGCGTAGCTTAACAGGGGAACAAGTGCTTGCGGAGCTGAAAGGTTTTGAAATAAAATTTggaaaacttgtgaaggataacccaTCCTTACCATATAATTGGAAGAAGAGAA ATGGAAAGACCAAGGATCATTTAAAAGGATGTCGTGATTTAGAAGAAATGGGTATTAGACATGAACTTCATCCAGAACCTTTATCAAATGGCAAAGTGTATTTGCCTCCTGCATGTTTCGAAAtggataaaaaagaaaaagaaaaattttgTAATGTGCTAAAAGAGGTGAAAGTGCCAAATGGTTATGCTGCTAATATTTCTAGATACATTCAAGTAAAACCTACTCCAAAAATGTTATGCCTAAAAAGTCACGATAATCATATTTTGATGCATCAGTTGCTTCCCGTGGCAATAAGAAATATTTTACCGAAGCATGTGCGTTCTGTTATCATGAAGTTATGTCGGTACTACAGACAATTATGCTCAAAAGTTCTTAATCCTAATGATTTATTTAACATGGAAAAAGATATTGGAAAaatactttgtgatttagaaaggaTTTTTTCACCATCATTTTTTGACGTCATGATTCATCTATCGGTTCATCTAGCTTCAGAGGCCAGATTAGGGGGACCTGTTCATTACCGTTGGATGTATCCAATCGAGAG GTATTTAGGTACATTAAAATCTTATGTGCGAAACAAGAGTAAACCCGAGGGTTCAATTGTAGAAGGATATTTAGCGGAAGAGTATTTGTCATTTTGTCCTCTTTATTTAGCCAGTGATGTCGAGACCATACATAATAAGACTAGCCAAaatcatgatgatggtggtgatgatactGTCTTACCAATATTTTGTATGCATGGTCGACCAATTGGTGCATCAAACGTAGTAAAACTCGGCTATGACACTTTGGCTATTGCACACTCACATGTGCTGTTCAATTgtagtgaaatagatttcttacaaac AGAGCATCTGAATATTCTTAGTCATCAAAATCCGAAAAAACGTAAGTGTGACATTCAACATTTACATAGTCAGGAGTTTGAGGA TGATGATATAACTGAGCCAAACTTATTACTGTATAAACAAATTGCCTCAAATCAGGTTGATGAGGACATGACTAGTCGGGataacagaatcacaagtgatataGAGACATTGGCAAACGGTCCAAGTGAGGTTGTAAAGAAATATAAGGGATATATCATAAATGGTTTCCGGTTTCACATTAACGATGTAGAGAAGAATATGATAACACAAAATAGCGGAGTCATACATCAGGCTCTAACAAGTAGCTTCTCGAGTGCTAGAGATAACGATCCTATTGTGGTTGATGTCACTTACTACGATGTTTTAAAAGATATAATCGAGTTGAAGTATGGTGATGGGAAGAAAGTTGTTTTGTTCCATTGTGATTGGATATCAAGTGGTTCCAGGATAAAAGTTGATGAGAATGGGTTTACGACACTCGATTTTTGA